CCTCATACCGGGAAAACCGCCGGTTGTCCACTTCGTACCGGATAAAGGCTTTCTCACCCCGCGTTACCCCGGTGGACCAGAACGGGTCGCCCCGCTGCCAGACATCCGATTCTATCTTCTGTTCTCGCTCGCCGGCGGTAATATAGACGGTATCATAAACGCCTATGTACCCATCTATGATAAAGATGGCGATGATACCGAAAAAACAGACCAGGGTGAGATACAGGTAGAGACTTCTTTTTTTAGCTGCCATATGTCATCTCATTATCGCATAACTGTGGCCAGTTATAAAACCTCACCCCAGCTCCGGCTCAATCAAGCCGTAGTTGCCGTCCTGGCGCCGGTACAGCACGTTGAATTCATCCGTGTCCGTATTGAGGAAAAAGAAAAAGCTGTGCCCCAGTATTTCCATCTGCTCGGCGGCCTCAGGAACGGACATCGGCTTCATGGCAAACTGCTTCACTTTGACCACTTCCGGGCGGAAGGGCTGAACCGGCTCGATTTTGAGTTCACCTCGCGCCAGCGAGTTGCCCTTGCCTTTTTTATAAAGTTTTCCTTTCTGGCGCTCCAGCTGGCGGTCCAGTACCGAGGTAATCCTGTCGATTGCCTGAAACAGGTCTTCGCCGCGTTCTTCACTGTGCAGGCTGATGCCGTTGCCGTTTACGCTGGCCCGCACCATGAAGTGCTGCTGGGGAGACCTGGTCTTTTCCTGGTTTATTTCCACAACGGACTCGATGATATTGGGAAAATGGCGGGTTAATTTCCCGATTTTGCGCTCAATGTATCGGCGCACTTCCGAAGATACTTCCATATTCTGACCCGTAATCTGCAACTCCATATTCTCACTCCGGATTATTAAATCTCTCGTGCCATGACCAGCCCCCATACTGAGGAAGCCCCGTTAGTTTTTAACACTGCGGCACAGGCATCCAGCGTGGTTCCCGAAGTGGCGACATCATCAAGCAGCAGCACGCGCTGGTCCCGGAGCCTGTTGTCGCGGCAGGCAAAAGAATCAGCGATATTCC
Above is a genomic segment from Chloroflexota bacterium containing:
- the raiA gene encoding ribosome-associated translation inhibitor RaiA; translated protein: MELQITGQNMEVSSEVRRYIERKIGKLTRHFPNIIESVVEINQEKTRSPQQHFMVRASVNGNGISLHSEERGEDLFQAIDRITSVLDRQLERQKGKLYKKGKGNSLARGELKIEPVQPFRPEVVKVKQFAMKPMSVPEAAEQMEILGHSFFFFLNTDTDEFNVLYRRQDGNYGLIEPELG